GGTATCGATGAAGAAGACCAAGAAAACCAACCACCTGTGTTCAAAGTGTTTGGTTACGGGTCTCTTCTGTGGAAAGTGAAATTTAATTATTCTAGTCGTGATCATGGTCATATCAAAGGGTTCCAGAGAAAATTCTGGCAGAACAACAAGACTCATCGAGGGACAGAAGAAAAGGTACTCACTCTAATGGCTTCATACAGTTTCCAAGTTTGTCagatggttttatttttatatctgtTGGTAATTTTTACTTAACCATACCAGTTATCAAATGAATTGAACTTTCCTTctgaaattaacattttaacattgacgatttatttcattttacgcATGTAGCCCGGACGAGTAGCCATTCTTCACGAAGCTGAAGAAGACGTGagtaaacaatttcaaagagacattttattacttttataaactagtatttttcatattttatctatttattacccattagtttaatttttgtttcaacTGATTTCTAAGTCAGTCCATTGTAGATAACAGATAAGttatactgttttgttttaacattttttagaaAACACTCAGCGGTGTGATGTTTACCATTAAGGGTGCATCAGACATTGAGGATGCCAAACAGAAATTGGATACACGGGAAACAGTGCTCGGTGGTTACATCTCAATTCAGACCACGTTCTACGATGAATATGGTGTCCAGTCCGAGGTCACTGTATTTACAGCTACCCCTGACAATGACCTCTATGTGGGACAGATTTGTGATCATCCTCATGATGACGTAGAACACATAAGTACACAGGTTGTCGGTGCCCAAGGCCGCGCTGGAACCAATGCAGAATACGTCATCAAACTGGCAAATTATGTTAGAAGACATTTTCCAAACGAGGACGAcgaacatttatttttgctcgAGAAAAAGTCACCGAAAAATTGAGTAATCGTTCGCGGACAGTTCAAATCAACTACGAACAACTGAATGGTATAAACCATcatgatatttgattttctaaATGTCACAACATATGATGCTACGATTGTAATATTTatgaatatgtttacattgttttatCTGTAACATGAATGTACGATGGTCAgtatatcatatttaaattatgtttatcaataattatcacttattaaatattttagagTTATGATTCTCGTTGATTCTTACTATATACGTACAGAACGTACGCTTAAACCCagctgtaaaatttaaaaaaaaagactaaaAGGAAACCCTTAGagctttaaaaaagatttttgtgaTGGTGTGTAATAGCAAATttccaaattaaat
This is a stretch of genomic DNA from Crassostrea angulata isolate pt1a10 chromosome 4, ASM2561291v2, whole genome shotgun sequence. It encodes these proteins:
- the LOC128181839 gene encoding glutathione-specific gamma-glutamylcyclotransferase 1-like, whose amino-acid sequence is MSKKADLLSGIDEEDQENQPPVFKVFGYGSLLWKVKFNYSSRDHGHIKGFQRKFWQNNKTHRGTEEKPGRVAILHEAEEDKTLSGVMFTIKGASDIEDAKQKLDTRETVLGGYISIQTTFYDEYGVQSEVTVFTATPDNDLYVGQICDHPHDDVEHISTQVVGAQGRAGTNAEYVIKLANYVRRHFPNEDDEHLFLLEKKSPKN